A genomic region of Solanum dulcamara chromosome 2, daSolDulc1.2, whole genome shotgun sequence contains the following coding sequences:
- the LOC129874362 gene encoding uncharacterized protein LOC129874362, producing MQNELSISVDSRLAMLRLSSGDDATTGEFPGDQSPHQQCHSCRSVEKQPHFSPEIPTTTAVITAETPATSCKKTTLYGGATTTTTKAKRHSNCRFSSSLEEPFPKRTATILPPISAAADGGGVDTYNNNNNNHFQGFIKIPLQESPVTPSPSPSPAKPPLAPPFPRPLYRTTSDPTGKSPTLPPHRNLTRTTSCSPNEFPTTMKSQTHWSPNVQELGGSVNNGESPTAMRLKRMKDGMREMRQWCDLMIQEEETSHEENKIVKDDETDSGGGEALCEEAVWVERMGNCLILHFKCPCGKGYQILLCGNNCYYKLTNF from the exons ATGCAAAACGAACTTTCAATTTCCGTCGACTCTCGCTTAGCCATGCTCCGCCTCAGCTCCGGCGATGACGCCACCACCGGAGAATTTCCCGGCGACCAATCTCCTCATCAGCAATGCCACTCTTGTCGTTCCGTCGAGAAACAACCACATTTCTCACCTGAAATTCCCACCACCACCGCCGTCATTACAGCAGAGACACCTGCCACTTCATGTAAGAAAACTACCCTTTACGGCGGcgctaccaccaccaccaccaaggCAAAGAGACACTCAAACTGCcgtttctcttcttctctagAAGAACCATTTCCTAAACGAACTGCCACCATTCTACCACCCATTTCCGCCGCCGCAGACGGCGGCGGCGTCGAcacctacaacaacaacaataataaccatTTCCAAGGTTTCATCAAAATCCCACTTCAAGAATCTCCGGTGACTCCATCACCTTCACCATCTCCGGCGAAACCACCATTAGCGCCGCCATTTCCTCGACCCCTTTATCGGACTACCTCGGATCCCACTGGAAAATCCCCTACCCTCCCACCTCATCGtaacctcacaagaacaactaGCTGTTCACCAAATGAATTTCCTACTACAATG AAATCCCAAACTCACTGGTCACCAAATGTTCAAGAATTAGGTGGTTCAGTTAACAATGGAGAATCTCCTACAGCAATG AGGCTGAAGAGAATGAAAGATGGAATGAGAGAAATGAGACAATGGTGTGATCTTATGATTCAAGAAGAAGAAACTTCCCATGAAGAAAACAAGATTGTAAAG GATGATGAGACAGATAGTGGAGGAGGAGAAGCATTGTGTGAGGAGGCTGTGTGGGTGGAAAGAATGGGGAACTGTTTGATTCTTCATTTCAAGTGTCCTTGTGGTAAAGGCTATCAGATTCTGCTATGTGGAAATAACTGCTACTATAAACTCACCAATTTCTGA
- the LOC129874370 gene encoding piriformospora indica-insensitive protein 2-like yields the protein MRGFKNSRLCVLVIFFLLHFGVWCNGDTENMGAPMDKNEINSLYSAIQGFVGKWWNGSDLYPDPCGWTPIQGVSCDLFDGFWYVTDLNIGPIHDNSLSCAPNVEFSPNLFTLKHLKSLSFFNCFVSPHHHPTSIPAERWEFLASSLESLEFRSNPGLIGQIPNTFGRLIKLQSLVLVENGLSGEMPPSLGNLVNLKRFVLAGNKLNGEISDTFGGFTQLLICDLSRNKLSGVLPKALFGGLISLLKLDLSSNKLQGKIPEEISRLKNLTLLDLSNNKLSSGLTKSLQEMTSLEELVLSRNPMGGFLEVLDWHNMRKLTTLDLSNMNLTGEIPKSIADLKKLRFLGLNDNKLIGKIPKNLENLPNASAIYLYGNNLTGALQFSEWFYRKMGRRFGAWGNQNLCYPFGLVSTSHVPFGVKQCQQELNFVIDVETKSKMVNGNFVNSQSSMGYFNDYRIWRSFVVELFMVILLLLK from the exons ATGAGGggtttcaagaattcaagattaTGTGTGTTAGTTATCTTTTTTCTCCTCCATTTTGGTGTTTGGTGCAACGGTGATACTGAAAACATGGGAGCTCCAATGGACAAAAATGAGATAAATTCTCTTTACTCTGCCATTCAAGGCTTTGTTGGTAAATGGTGGAATGGTTCAGATCTTTATCCAGATCCTTGTGGTTGGACTCCTATACAG GGTGTATCTTGTGACCTGTTTGATGGTTTTTGGTATGTCACAGACTTAAACATTGGACCTATACATGATAATTCCCTAAGTTGTGCACCAAATGTGGAATTCAGCCCCAATCTATTCACATTAAAGCACCTAAAATCTCTCTCATTTTTCAATTGTTTCGTGTCACCTCACCACCATCCAACTTCAATCCCAGCAGAGAGGTGGGAATTTCTTGCTAGTAGCTTGGAGTCACTCGAGTTTCGATCAAATCCCGGTCTCATTGGACAAATCCCTAATACATTTGGAAGACTCATAAAGCTCCAATCTTTAGTACTAGTAGAAAATGGTCTCTCTGGTGAAATGCCACCAAGTCTTGGGAATTTAGTGAACTTGAAAAGATTTGTTCTTGCTGGAAACAAACTTAATGGTGAAATCTCGGATACTTTTGGAGGGTTCACTCAACTTTTGATATGTGATTTAAGCAGAAACAAACTATCTGGTGTCTTGCCTAAAGCATTGTTTGGAGGGTTGATTTCACTTCTGAAACTTGATTTGAGTTCCAACAAATTACAAGGCAAAATCCCAGAAGAGATATCAAGATTGAAGAATTTGACACTTTTGGACCTTAGTAACAATAAGTTATCAAGTGGATTAACTAAGTCACTTCAAGAAATGACATCTTTGGAAGAGTTAGTCTTGTCAAGAAACCCAATGGGTGGATTCTTGGAGGTTCTTGATTGGCATAACATGAGAAAGTTAACAACTTTGGATTTGTCAAACATGAATTTGACAGGTGAGATACCTAAGTCTATAGCAGACTTaaaaaagttaagatttttggGACTTAATGACAATAAACTCATTGGGAAAATCccaaaaaatcttgaaaatcTGCCTAATGCAAGTGCTATTTACCTATATGGTAACAATCTGACAGGTGCACTTCAATTCTCTGAATGGTTTTATAGGAAAATGGGAAGGAGATTTGGGGCATGGGGGAATCAAAATCTTTGTTACCCATTTGGTTTGGTGTCAACAAGTCATGTTCCATTTGGGGTAAAACAATGTCAGCAAGaactcaattttgttattgatGTTGAGACAAAGTCCAAAATGGTAAATGGGAATTTTGTGAATTCTCAATCTTCAATGGGATATTTCAATGATTATAGGATTTGGAGAAGTTTTGTAGTTGAACTATTTATGGTTATTCTACTATTGTtgaagtaa
- the LOC129880005 gene encoding protein decapping 5 → MASESSSARSSGSSADSYIGSLISLTSKSEIRYEGILYNINTDESSIGLRNVRSFGTEGRKKDGPQVPPSDKIYEYILFRGSDIKDLQVKSSPPLQTTPPINNDPAIIQSHYPRPPTTSASLPAAVGGSLTDLSSHSAQPGHPGSTFQNGLPLYQPGGNMGSWGPSPPPPNAGAGGLAMPMYWQGFYGAPNGLPQMQQQSLLRPPPGLAMPPSMPQMQFSGFNSSLPTGGSSLQAPNFPEYPSSLMPTTTSLTSSSLPAATLPSTAPSLQPVVPVTETISSAISKKASVSAIPTSTLSASLPTLPPLTTSPDVNPVVPPVSVKPNQVPNQALSQSVSTIVGPSTSNLVETPTPLLVTPGQLLQSGPIDVPSTQSMQTAQRDVEVVQVLPTPSSEASAPAKTEAQPPILPLPPQTRVQKTNGAPYQPRYVNYRGRGGRGMGVSRPVTTFDEDFDFTAMNEKFKKDEVWGHLGKSNREGDGNGSDEDISYNEYEDDLPKIDVQPVYNKDDFFDSLSSNALDHDSNHGRTRFSEQRKIDVETFGDFSRYRGGRGGRGPGRGGRSRGSYYGRGGYGYGSGSGNGNGNGYGYGYGYGYGGGRGRGRGVPSRTL, encoded by the exons ATGGCGTCGGAGAGTTCGTCGGCGAGATCTAGTGGATCATCGGCGGATTCGTATATCGGTAGTTTAATTAGCTTGACTTCGAAGAGTGAGATCCGGTATGAAGGCATTCTCTATAACATCAACACTGATGAGTCCAGTATCGGTCTTCGAAACg TAAGATCATTTGGAACAGAGGGAAGAAAGAAGGACGGTCCTCAAGTACCTCCAAGTGACAAGATTTATGAATACATACTTTTTCGTGGAAGTGATATCAAG GATTTACAAGTTAAGTCTTCGCCACCTCTTCAAACTACACCACCTATAAACAATGACCCAGCTATTATCCAG TCTCACTATCCTCGACCACCTACCACATCGGCAAGTTTACCTGCTGCTGTTGGTGGATCTTTGACTGATCTAAGTTCCCATTCTGCACAGCCGGGACATCCTGGCTCAACATTCCAAAATGGCCTGCCTTTGTATCAACCTGGAGGTAATATGGGATCTTGGGGTCCATCTCCTCCTCCTCCAAATGCCGGTGCTGGTGGACTTGCTATGCCAATGTATTGGCAAGGTTTTTATGGTGCACCCAATGGACTACCACAAATGCAGCAACAATCTTTGCTTCGTCCTCCTCCCGGACTAGCCATGCCTCCTTCCATGCCGCAGATGCAGTTTTCTGGTTTCAATTCGTCTTTGCCAACTGGAGGATCAAGCCTACAGGCGCCAAACTTCCCAGAATACCCTTCTTCATTGATGCCAACAACTACTAGTTTAACCTCTAGTTCTTTACCTGCTGCTACTTTGCCTTCAACTGCACCATCGCTGCAACCTGTGGTACCTGTGACTGAAACAATATCCAGCGCAATTTCAAAGAAGGCTTCTGTTTCTGCTATCCCCACTTCGACATTAAGTGCTAGTTTACCGACTTTGCCTCCTTTGACAACAAGTCCTGATGTAAATCCTGTTGTTCCGCCAGTATCTGTTAAACCTAATCAAGTACCTAACCAAGCTTTGTCTCAATCTGTATCTACTATTGTGGGGCCATCCACTTCTAATCTAGTGGAGACACCTACACCGCTGCTGGTAACTCCAGGGCAGCTGCTGCAATCTGGACCAATTGATGTTCCGTCAACTCAATCTATGCAGACAGCTCAAAGAGATGTAGAAGTAGTTCAAGTATTGCCTACACCATCTTCAGAAGCTTCAGCTCCTGCTAAAACAGAAGCTCAGCCACCAATATTACCATTACCACCTCAGACACGTGTGCAGAAG ACAAATGGAGCTCCATATCAACCGCGTTACGTCAACTACAGAGGGCGTGGTGGAAGAGGAATGGGG GTTTCAAGGCCAGTAACAACGTTTGATGAGGATTTTGATTTTACGGCTATGAATGAGAAGTTCAAGAAAGATGAAGTATGGGGTCATCTTGGCAAAAGTAACAGAGAAGGAGATGGAAATGGCAGCGATGAGGACATCTCTTACAACGAATATGAGGATGATCTTCCTAAGATTGATGTCCAG CCTGTTTACAACAAGGATGACTTTTTCGACTCTTTGTCAAGTAATGCACTTGACCATGACTCAAATCATGGAAGGACCAGGTTCTCTGAGCAAAGGAAGATAGATGTTGAG ACATTTGGAGATTTCTCAAGATACAGGGGCGGCCGGGGTGGTCGTGGTCCTGGACGTGGTGGACGTTCTCGGGGTTCATATTATGGAAGAGGAGGATATGGATATGGAAGCGGAAGCGGGAACGGTAATGGAAATGGATATGGATATGGTTATGGTTATGGTTATGGTGGTGGTAGGGGCAGAGGCCGTGGTGTGCCATCCCGTACTTTGTAA